The following proteins are co-located in the Octopus sinensis linkage group LG24, ASM634580v1, whole genome shotgun sequence genome:
- the LOC115224084 gene encoding cGMP-specific 3',5'-cyclic phosphodiesterase-like, which yields MDDLQQDEVENFLQNNPDFVRKWQSRHSTEDVKGESLKCTLKVPGETGYSATTSDTVLQEVKSKSRGYTSVVTENEIYREFVKDTVFEVNVDKQCHKILQNACIILDCERASLFLLHGTAKKLHLVSKLFDVTATSVMEDTIHNEENAIRIPFGKGIVGYVAEYSCLLNIKDAYEDERFLHEIDKSTGFCTKSILSVPIKDRDGVVIGVAQALNKKHDRYFDSNDEIIFQNFLSFCGISIINERLLEISQVEFKRHKLLLKLAKFVLKEQINFRKLISEILRHAMDMLDCSKISVYLTENRMDAASPTTSSKVFQLLKDEEEVQEVPLDPKYIIPVDQNLKSINIIDIIRLQSESRETLITVEGDVGRWLLCMTITNATSEVVGCIIFVRHSKDVFDQSDINLMETFALICGISIHNCRIYERSVRMLAQRETLNQLLAYHTTCDRSLIEPFLQEEPGSSEEYHIYSYNFDESCFTDDETIHLCVRMLLEKNALILLNLPIDILYRFILTAKKNYRLNIYHNWRHAVNVMQAMFCILTTGQMQLYFTEFEQIYLLIAALVHDLDHRGKNNAFQVKTSSPFATLYSSSVLEYHHIDRTFMILNTTETNLFQNISDTNYKYGLKVIEKAILATDLQTYFREREVFKEKIESGDKMFDTRESIELLMRILMTAADLSAITKPWEIQKAVAVKVAAEFYEQGDEEKGLNQEVVALMDRENRYKLPGMQVAFIDDICIPLYQLLCKLQDGLMPLYEGVLQNRIHWSNINDNLEDFDIDFEMQKVYSDFALSLVFEADTISTPPSEHDKIINTSICTQTNLIFPKIKEIKEYREESSQTADFEEGFQRSTSVIGLLGSIIVLETVKETHSPKLLSVEVDECKDTKSKGIQTIVLRRSQTARYERRYGYVSSNLVPTNSTAWDVANLELSDFIQPTKSSPVKSKSVGYALESRIRKPRQTFSFYESQGQVKTEEAWSLKFRNDSIMPKMTIQHPSKRESMFSEGTEGRSSMSEPFNTLFPAFSSTNVSYSERGSRGPEEEKGKNEQQSSEIFKKRDSYGMSAEEKERIASTARRELNQERKRKCVRKIPRSRPSSIVSKRQDTIHHFRKWMCTIS from the coding sequence ATGGATGATTTACAGCAAGATGAGGTTGAAAATTTCTTACAGAATAATCCAGATTTCGTTCGCAAATGGCAATCTCGGCATTCTACAGAGGACGTCAAAGGGGAAAGCCTTAAATGCACGTTGAAAGTACCGGGAGAGACCGGTTATAGTGCAACTACAAGTGATACAGTATTACAGgaggtgaaatcaaaatcaagaggGTATACTTCAGTAGTGACAGAGAATGAAATATACAGAGAGTTTGTAAAAGACACTGTTTTCGAAGTCAATGTCGACAAACAGTGtcataaaattcttcaaaatgctTGTATCATCCTCGATTGTGAGAGAGCGAGCCTATTTCTGTTACATGGAACTGCTAAAAAGCTACACTTAGTTTCCAAACTCTTTGACGTTACAGCCACCTCGGTTATGGAGGATACAATTCACAACGAAGAAAATGCCATTCGCATTCCTTTCGGGAAAGGAATTGTCGGATATGTAGCTGAATACAGTTGTCTATTGAACATTAAAGATGCCTACGAAGACGAACGTTTTTTACATGAGATTGATAAATCAACGGGGTTTTGTACGAAAAGTATTCTATCTGTACCAATTAAGGATAGAGATGGCGTCGTAATAGGTGTAGCTCAAGCATTGAATAAGAAACATGATCGTTATTTCGATTCGAATGATGAAATTATATTTCAGAACTTTTTGTCGTTTTGCGGAATCAGTATAATCAACGAACGGTTGTTAGAAATATCACAAGTGGAATTTAAACGCCACAAGTTATTGCTAAAACTTGCCAAATTTGTTCTGAAAGAGCAAATCAATTTTCGAAAGCTTATATCAGAAATTCTTCGACATGCCATGGATATGTTAGACTGTAGCaagatttctgtttatttaacaGAAAACAGAATGGATGCGGCCTCTCCGACGACATCGTCTAAAGTTTTCCAGTTattaaaagatgaagaagaagtgcAGGAAGTTCCGTTAGATCCGAAATATATAATACCAGTTGACCAAAATTTAAAAAGTATCAATATAATCGATATAATTCGATTACAAAGTGAATCTAGAGAAACTTTAATCACTGTTGAAGGTGATGTCGGCCGTTGGCTACTGTGTATGACAATAACAAATGCTACAAGTGAGGTCGTCGGTTGCATAATATTTGTGAGACATTCCAAAGATGTTTTCGACCAAAGTGACATCAACCTAATGGAGACGTTTGCATTGATTTGTGGAATCAGTATTCATAATTGTCGCATATATGAACGTTCTGTTAGGATGTTGGCACAGCGAGAAACATTGAACCAGTTACTTGCCTATCATACTACATGCGACCGAAGCCTTATTGAACCTTTCTTACAAGAAGAGCCAGGATCCTCTGAAGAGTACCATATATATTCCTATAACTTTGATGAGTCTTGCTTTACAGATGATGAAACTATTCATTTGTGTGTTCGGATGTTACTTGAAAAAAATGCGTTGATCCTATTGAATTTGCCTATTGATATTTTATACAGGTTTATTTTAACAGCAAAGAAGAATTATCGTCTAAACATTTACCATAACTGGAGACATGCTGTTAATGTTATGCAGGCGATGTTTTGTATATTGACTACTGGTCAAATGCAATTATATTTCACAGAATTTGAGCAGATTTACTTATTAATAGCAGCTCTAGTTCATGATCTTGACCATAGAGGTAAAAATAATGCATTTCAAGTGAAGACCTCATCTCCTTTTGCTACACTGTACAGTTCATCTGTCTTGGAATACCATCACATAGACAGAACTTTCATGATATTAAACACTACCGAAACCAACCTATTTCAGAATATCTCAGATACAAATTACAAGTACGGTCTTAAAGTTATCGAGAAAGCCATTCTGGCCACAGACTTGCAAACTTACTTTAGAGAACGTGAAGTTTTTAAGGAAAAAATCGAAAGCGGAGACAAAATGTTTGACACCCGAGAAAGCATCGAATTATTAATGAGGATTTTAATGACAGCAGCTGATCTTTCAGCTATTACAAAGCCGTGGGAAATTCAAAAGGCAGTTGCAGTTAAGGTTGCAGCTGAATTCTACGAGCAGGGAGACGAAGAAAAGGGTTTAAATCAAGAAGTTGTTGCTCTCATGGATCGAGAAAATCGATACAAACTTCCTGGAATGCAAGTCGCATTTATCGATGATATTTGTATCCCGCTTTATCAACTTTTATGTAAATTACAAGACGGTTTGATGCCGCTATATGAAGGGGTGCTACAAAATAGGATTCATTGGTCCAATATAAACGACAACTTAGAAGATTTTGACATTGATTTTGAAATGCAAAAAGTTTACAGTGATTTCGCACTCTCTTTAGTTTTTGAAGCGGATACGATCTCCACTCCCCCTTCTGAACATGATAAGATCATCAACACGTCTATTTGTACCCAAACTAACTTAATTTTCCCAAAgatcaaagaaataaaagaatacagggAAGAATCCAGTCAAACTGCTGACTTTGAAGAAGGTTTTCAGAGATCTACCAGTGTAATCGGATTATTAGGATCTATTATTGTTttagaaacagtaaaagaaactCATTCACCAAAACTTTTATCTGTAGAAGTAGACGAATGTAAGGATACAAAGTCAAAAGGTATCCAGACAATAGTGCTTCGACGTTCTCAGACCGCCAGGTATGAAAGGAGGTATGGATATGTCTCTAGTAATTTAGTTCCTACCAATTCTACAGCTTGGGACGTGGCCAATTTGGAACTGAGCGATTTCATTCAGCCAACCAAATCTTCACCTGTAAAATCGAAGTCAGTTGGATACGCATTGGAGAGTCGTATAAGAAAACCTCGCCAAACATTTTCTTTCTATGAAAGTCAAGGGCAAGTTAAAACAGAAGAAGCGTGGTCTCTGAAATTCAGAAACGATTCAATAATGCCGAAGATGACAATACAACATCCGTCAAAGAGAGAAAGTATGTTCTCTGAAGGAACAGAAGGAAGATCAAGCATGAGCGAACCATTCAATACATTGTTTCCGGCATTTTCTTCAACAAACGTCTCGTATAGCGAAAGAGGGTCTCGTGGCCCCGAAGAAGAAAAAGGCAAGAATGAACAGCAATCAtctgagatttttaaaaaaagggacaGTTATGGAATGAGCGCCGAAGAAAAGGAAAGGATTGCTAGTACTGCTAGGAGAGAACTGAACCAAGAACgaaagagaaaatgtgtgaggaAAATTCCACGAAGCAGGCCAAGTTCTATAGTTTCGAAAAGACAGGATACGATACATCACTTTAGAAAGTGGATGTGTACGATTTCATAA